A DNA window from Candidatus Bodocaedibacter vickermanii contains the following coding sequences:
- a CDS encoding AAA family ATPase: MGYPIPSELMTEINHIITTNIFQRSVFFIENLGFIEHTDARKISFIDALRFEQIHRDVYQHFGYTLTLVPNASVDDRLNQLIQWIS; encoded by the coding sequence TTGGGGTACCCTATACCTTCTGAATTGATGACAGAAATCAATCACATTATCACAACGAACATATTTCAACGGAGCGTCTTTTTTATAGAAAACCTGGGGTTTATTGAACACACGGACGCTCGCAAGATTAGCTTTATTGATGCTTTACGATTTGAACAAATTCATAGGGATGTTTATCAACATTTTGGTTACACCCTGACACTAGTTCCAAATGCATCCGTAGATGATCGTTTAAATCAACTTATTCAGTGGATCAGTTAA
- a CDS encoding peptidoglycan D,D-transpeptidase FtsI family protein: MSPQHKDMRSVENVLSTQLKQIRLRLLVLIVAFMSVFMIIQIRLVDIMMLQSDRLGNAGQTYAMEGADRGKILDAHGNVIATTLITASLYGNPKMILDPMDAAKKLVATFPDLNIDVVYKKLTAEKGFVWLKRNLSPQDQQRVIELGLPGLDFQFEKKRIYPQGNLFSHVLGVTDIDGNGTAGVEKQFDHILKDPNKEVQLSLSLPIQHILHNELKQSVEKFKAKGGSGMVISLKTGQILGMVSAPDFDPNNPKTMGGENAFNRNTLGVYEQGSVMKLLNTAFFLKYGKGGVHAVFDASQPLALGKFRIRDYRGGERRPLTVEEIFFHSSNIGSALMALSIGPEKQMEFLREVGLCDKPSIELPEKGRPLLPSKPSRGSCMTIAFGHGLAASPIQFMQSITNVLTEHHLPLSLLQNPERTPSSIGELIAEKDRKSLCALMLKTLEDGTARKAKVQGYLIGGKTGTAEKVEKGRYLKDGRNLTSFFGVFPLDNPEYLVFVSLDEPQAIQGTYGFTAGGWNAAPLGGRIITRIAPMLGVEPRFE; the protein is encoded by the coding sequence ATGTCCCCTCAACACAAAGACATGCGATCCGTTGAAAATGTGTTATCCACACAATTAAAGCAAATTAGATTACGATTATTAGTTTTAATTGTCGCATTCATGTCTGTATTTATGATTATTCAAATTCGATTAGTTGACATTATGATGTTGCAATCTGACCGCTTAGGCAATGCCGGTCAAACCTATGCAATGGAAGGTGCTGATCGGGGTAAAATTTTAGATGCACACGGCAACGTTATTGCAACAACCCTAATTACCGCGTCACTATACGGCAACCCGAAAATGATTCTGGACCCTATGGATGCTGCAAAAAAATTAGTCGCGACTTTTCCCGATTTAAATATTGATGTTGTTTATAAAAAATTAACAGCAGAAAAAGGCTTTGTTTGGTTGAAACGAAACCTTTCACCTCAGGATCAACAACGCGTTATTGAACTGGGATTGCCGGGGCTAGATTTTCAATTTGAAAAGAAACGTATTTACCCACAGGGCAACTTGTTCTCACATGTTCTGGGTGTTACGGATATTGATGGCAATGGAACTGCGGGTGTTGAAAAGCAATTTGATCATATTTTGAAAGATCCAAACAAAGAAGTACAGCTATCACTTTCGTTACCCATTCAACATATCTTACACAATGAGCTTAAGCAAAGTGTAGAAAAGTTCAAGGCCAAGGGTGGCAGTGGCATGGTCATTTCGTTAAAAACAGGTCAAATATTAGGCATGGTATCTGCTCCTGATTTTGACCCTAACAACCCCAAGACCATGGGCGGTGAAAACGCATTTAACCGCAACACACTTGGTGTTTATGAGCAAGGTTCTGTAATGAAACTTTTAAACACTGCCTTTTTCCTAAAGTACGGAAAAGGGGGTGTCCACGCGGTATTTGATGCGTCTCAACCACTTGCTCTTGGAAAGTTCCGCATTAGAGACTATCGCGGGGGGGAACGTCGTCCTTTAACAGTTGAAGAAATTTTCTTTCATTCGTCCAACATTGGTTCTGCGTTAATGGCACTGTCCATTGGACCTGAAAAGCAAATGGAGTTTTTACGTGAAGTAGGCCTGTGCGACAAACCGTCCATAGAGTTGCCAGAAAAAGGACGCCCATTGCTACCTTCAAAACCATCACGAGGATCGTGCATGACTATTGCATTTGGACATGGCTTAGCAGCAAGCCCCATTCAGTTTATGCAATCCATTACCAATGTATTGACAGAGCACCACTTACCTTTATCACTTTTACAAAACCCAGAACGCACACCCTCTAGTATTGGGGAGTTAATTGCTGAAAAAGATCGCAAATCACTGTGTGCATTAATGCTAAAAACGTTAGAAGACGGAACGGCTCGTAAAGCAAAAGTACAAGGCTATTTAATCGGTGGAAAAACGGGTACTGCTGAAAAAGTTGAAAAAGGTCGTTACTTAAAAGATGGTCGCAACCTTACATCTTTCTTTGGAGTTTTCCCCCTAGACAATCCTGAGTATTTGGTATTCGTTTCTTTGGACGAACCACAGGCCATTCAAGGTACCTATGGTTTTACGGCTGGTGGTTGGAATGCCGCCCCACTAGGTGGTCGCATTATCACTCGTATTGCACCCATGCTTGGAGTCGAACCCAGATTTGAGTAA
- a CDS encoding division/cell wall cluster transcriptional repressor MraZ codes for MKLFLSTFVHKVDKKGRVSLPSTFRQVLQHGTMEEFAVVRSFQKPALEGMMMDRMEQLTRVIDGIGVYSQEQQDLAAVLLADSKLMTLDSEGRIILSEELIHHVGITEKAVFVGKGRTFEIWDPETYDGVLKQARQRLSQSNVSLSLGQLNQNVQGVQ; via the coding sequence ATGAAACTGTTTCTGTCAACATTTGTTCATAAGGTCGACAAAAAGGGGCGAGTAAGCTTGCCATCAACCTTTCGTCAAGTCTTACAACACGGGACTATGGAAGAATTTGCGGTGGTTCGTTCTTTCCAGAAACCTGCCCTTGAAGGCATGATGATGGATCGTATGGAACAGTTGACACGTGTTATTGATGGAATTGGTGTTTATTCCCAAGAACAGCAGGATCTTGCTGCGGTGTTATTAGCCGACAGCAAATTGATGACTTTAGATTCTGAAGGACGTATCATTTTAAGTGAAGAATTGATACATCATGTCGGAATCACCGAAAAGGCTGTGTTTGTGGGTAAAGGACGTACCTTTGAAATTTGGGATCCTGAAACCTATGATGGTGTTTTAAAACAAGCACGCCAACGGTTAAGCCAATCCAATGTGTCGTTATCTCTTGGACAGTTAAATCAAAATGTACAAGGTGTTCAGTGA
- the fliI gene encoding flagellar protein export ATPase FliI — translation MLDGALLSLVERIPPIRIYGRVRSVVGLRIEAEGLSSYVRIGTICKIAKDQGKFIRAEVSAIKDHIAILIPFGSVEGIAAGSSIEMLSSDNSIYPCDKWLGRVLNAFGEPVDSGVTLQHGPDPYQINSMPPNAHQRGRVHQKLDLGIRSLNTFTPCCDGQRMGIFAGSGVGKSVLISMMAKFTSADVIVIGLIGERGREVQEFLQEYLGEDGLRRSVVIVATSDEPALVRRQGAFTTMAVAEYFRDQGKHVLCLIDSLTRFALAQREIGLSIGEPPTTRGYTPSVFAELPKLLERAGPGIEGQGNITGLFSVLVEGSDMDEPIADAVRGILDGHIVLERKIAERGRFPAVNILKSVSRTVMICNSESENDLIRKARKYMALYEDMEELIRIGAYRKGSDPNTDKAIELNDHFEAFLHQKPDEHSSILDGMQHLSRILNGA, via the coding sequence ATGCTGGATGGTGCATTGCTCAGTTTGGTTGAACGTATTCCGCCGATTCGGATCTATGGTCGGGTGCGATCTGTTGTGGGTTTAAGAATCGAAGCCGAAGGGTTGTCATCCTATGTACGTATTGGCACCATTTGTAAGATTGCAAAGGATCAGGGTAAGTTCATTCGTGCAGAAGTCTCTGCCATCAAAGATCATATTGCAATCCTGATTCCGTTTGGGTCTGTGGAGGGCATTGCGGCGGGCTCATCCATTGAAATGCTCAGCAGTGATAACAGTATATACCCATGCGATAAATGGCTGGGTCGCGTCTTAAACGCGTTTGGCGAACCTGTCGACAGTGGCGTAACCTTGCAACATGGTCCTGACCCGTATCAGATTAATAGTATGCCCCCGAATGCGCATCAGCGGGGTAGGGTTCATCAGAAATTGGATCTTGGCATTCGCTCTTTAAATACATTTACCCCCTGTTGTGATGGGCAGCGCATGGGAATTTTTGCTGGATCAGGTGTGGGTAAATCGGTACTGATATCCATGATGGCGAAGTTTACCTCTGCCGATGTGATTGTCATTGGATTGATCGGTGAACGTGGTCGAGAGGTGCAGGAATTCTTGCAAGAATATTTAGGCGAAGACGGTCTTAGGCGAAGTGTTGTGATCGTTGCAACGTCAGACGAACCCGCATTAGTACGTCGGCAAGGAGCATTTACAACCATGGCAGTTGCGGAGTATTTCAGAGATCAAGGCAAACATGTGTTGTGCTTGATCGACAGTTTAACGCGATTTGCATTGGCTCAGCGTGAGATTGGTTTGTCCATCGGTGAACCGCCAACAACACGTGGATATACCCCCTCCGTTTTTGCAGAATTACCAAAGCTATTAGAACGCGCCGGCCCTGGGATTGAAGGACAGGGCAATATCACAGGGTTGTTTTCCGTGTTAGTCGAAGGTAGCGACATGGATGAACCTATCGCAGATGCCGTCCGTGGAATTCTGGATGGTCACATTGTCTTGGAACGAAAAATAGCCGAACGAGGTCGATTTCCCGCCGTTAATATTCTGAAAAGTGTTTCGCGAACCGTCATGATTTGCAATTCAGAATCTGAAAATGATCTGATCCGAAAAGCCAGAAAATATATGGCGCTGTATGAAGATATGGAAGAATTAATCCGGATTGGAGCCTATCGAAAAGGAAGTGATCCCAACACAGATAAAGCGATTGAGCTGAATGATCACTTTGAAGCCTTTTTACATCAAAAACCCGATGAACATTCCAGCATATTAGATGGAATGCAGCATTTGTCCCGCATTTTAAATGGTGCATAA
- the ftsL gene encoding cell division protein FtsL, whose product MRRLTLWILGSSIVLATGLFQLKHQVVRMEDELLRIIHEINEEKKHLHILEAEWGHVSNPTYLQKLVEKHLPGWQPLQPTQLRPLKGIPFRERPLSIPESLFRVLPGGIN is encoded by the coding sequence ATGCGTCGACTAACCTTATGGATATTAGGATCTAGCATTGTTTTAGCAACAGGCTTATTCCAGTTAAAACATCAAGTAGTTCGGATGGAAGATGAACTATTACGCATTATTCATGAAATTAATGAAGAGAAAAAACACCTTCATATTTTGGAAGCTGAGTGGGGACACGTCAGCAACCCAACCTATTTACAAAAGCTTGTGGAAAAACACTTACCGGGTTGGCAACCCTTACAGCCCACACAACTTAGACCATTAAAAGGTATTCCGTTTAGAGAGCGTCCTTTGTCTATTCCAGAAAGCTTGTTTCGAGTGTTGCCAGGAGGGATTAATTAA
- a CDS encoding AAA family ATPase, whose product MKRYILTGAPGSGKTTLLHALNRKGYDVVEEAATDVIALEQSMRFLTPWTDPLFIHKILNLQMHRTYQAHTPRCFNTIF is encoded by the coding sequence ATGAAGAGATATATTTTAACGGGAGCCCCAGGATCGGGCAAAACAACATTGCTTCATGCTTTAAACCGCAAAGGTTATGATGTCGTTGAAGAGGCTGCCACTGATGTGATTGCTTTGGAACAATCAATGAGATTTTTAACGCCTTGGACTGATCCTTTATTTATTCATAAAATTCTTAACCTACAAATGCATCGAACATATCAAGCACATACCCCCCGATGTTTCAATACAATTTTTTGA
- a CDS encoding S9 family peptidase produces MKKALGVMLVCAIAAAGYWVYKTKEKSVVNVELIPREVLFGNPEKSMVRLSPNGQYISYGSPLNGVQNIFVAKSGSPHDAKPITEDKGRGIRSYFWLYDNQHVIYLKDDGGDENWRIHVVDIHTKEDQIFTPEKVNARILNVSDKFPEEILIGLNDRDQSYHDVYRLNIRTGEKELILQNDQGFRDFTFDDDYRLRFASATTADGGAQYFKALPTEEPRKYNWESFMQYGLEDVYTTGLLGLTYDGNTLYVIDSRGRDMNMLKAINLADNSETILAEATKAEIGGIMAHPISGVVQAYSVNYLRNEWTYFDKALEDHMNVIKKSVTGEAAVVSRTHDDTKWVVADMKDDGPIGYYTYSTADKTLTFLFNHRDVLTKYKLAKMEGVVIKARDGLEMPCYLTKPVGVSGPVPLIVLVHGGPWARDDWGYDPEAQWLSNRGYAVLQVNYRSSTGFGKSFTSKGNLEWGRKMHEDLLDAVQWAIKEGIADPSKVAIYGGSYGGYAALWGATQSGDVFKCAVDIVGPSNLNTLLSSFPAYWASFMEIAYRQVGDLRTEEGRALLKERSPLTHVNNIKIPVLIAQGEKDPRVKLAESEQIVAAMKEKGLPYIYMLFMDEGHGFARPENKFAFYGAAERFLADHLGGRFEKITTELDKTTLDPAQKEELKQRFAQ; encoded by the coding sequence ATGAAAAAAGCTCTAGGAGTAATGCTGGTCTGTGCAATTGCAGCCGCTGGATACTGGGTCTATAAAACAAAGGAGAAATCAGTCGTGAATGTCGAATTAATTCCCCGGGAAGTATTGTTTGGGAACCCCGAAAAATCAATGGTGCGCTTAAGTCCGAATGGTCAATACATATCCTATGGCAGTCCATTGAACGGCGTTCAAAATATCTTTGTTGCAAAATCGGGATCACCCCATGATGCAAAACCCATTACTGAAGATAAGGGCAGGGGGATTCGCAGTTATTTTTGGTTATATGATAATCAGCACGTTATCTATTTAAAAGATGATGGTGGTGATGAAAATTGGCGTATTCATGTGGTTGATATTCACACAAAAGAAGATCAGATATTTACGCCTGAAAAAGTAAATGCACGCATATTAAATGTGTCGGATAAGTTTCCGGAAGAGATTCTCATTGGTTTAAATGACCGGGATCAATCCTATCATGATGTGTATCGATTGAATATTCGTACAGGTGAAAAAGAATTGATCTTGCAAAATGATCAAGGATTTAGAGATTTTACATTTGATGATGATTATCGACTAAGGTTTGCGTCTGCTACAACGGCAGATGGTGGAGCTCAATATTTTAAAGCGCTTCCAACAGAAGAGCCCAGAAAATATAACTGGGAAAGCTTTATGCAGTATGGTTTAGAAGATGTGTATACAACGGGCTTATTGGGGTTAACATATGATGGTAATACACTGTATGTGATTGATAGCCGTGGCAGAGATATGAATATGTTGAAAGCAATCAATCTTGCAGACAACAGCGAAACGATTTTAGCTGAGGCTACAAAAGCTGAAATCGGTGGTATTATGGCGCATCCTATTAGCGGTGTTGTTCAAGCGTATTCCGTGAATTATTTGCGCAATGAATGGACATACTTTGATAAAGCGTTAGAAGACCATATGAACGTTATCAAGAAATCTGTAACAGGTGAGGCCGCAGTTGTTAGCCGAACCCATGATGATACAAAGTGGGTTGTTGCTGATATGAAAGATGACGGACCCATTGGATACTATACTTATTCAACAGCAGATAAAACGCTAACGTTCTTATTTAATCACCGTGATGTATTAACGAAGTATAAGCTTGCTAAAATGGAAGGTGTTGTTATTAAAGCCCGTGATGGGTTAGAGATGCCATGTTACCTTACAAAGCCTGTTGGTGTGTCAGGACCTGTTCCATTAATTGTCTTGGTTCACGGCGGACCTTGGGCTAGAGATGACTGGGGATATGATCCAGAAGCACAATGGTTGTCCAATCGTGGATATGCGGTATTACAAGTCAACTATCGAAGTTCAACTGGATTCGGTAAGTCATTCACATCTAAAGGTAATTTAGAGTGGGGGCGCAAAATGCATGAAGACTTATTAGACGCCGTACAATGGGCAATAAAAGAGGGTATTGCTGATCCATCAAAAGTCGCAATTTACGGGGGCAGTTATGGTGGATATGCAGCTCTTTGGGGGGCGACACAATCAGGGGATGTCTTCAAGTGCGCAGTGGATATTGTAGGTCCTTCTAACTTGAATACGTTGCTATCAAGTTTTCCAGCGTACTGGGCGTCTTTCATGGAAATTGCTTACCGTCAAGTTGGTGATTTGCGCACAGAAGAAGGTCGTGCGTTACTGAAAGAGCGCTCTCCTTTAACGCATGTCAATAACATTAAGATTCCCGTATTGATTGCTCAGGGTGAAAAAGACCCTCGCGTAAAGCTTGCGGAATCTGAGCAAATCGTTGCGGCGATGAAAGAAAAAGGATTGCCCTATATTTACATGTTGTTCATGGATGAAGGGCACGGGTTTGCACGCCCTGAAAACAAGTTTGCGTTTTATGGCGCTGCGGAACGTTTCTTAGCGGATCACTTGGGTGGACGATTTGAAAAGATAACCACAGAACTGGATAAGACAACGTTGGATCCGGCGCAGAAAGAAGAGCTGAAACAGCGGTTTGCACAGTAA
- the prmC gene encoding peptide chain release factor N(5)-glutamine methyltransferase, with amino-acid sequence MRSITKIIELVDISVPNVFIKYDAYQLLADRVGLSRQALRTHKDKIVSEDIVHQFQSDLKDLIQGKPLHRILGYRYFWKDKFELSYDTLEPRPDTETLIEVCLKYVSNKETAYRILDLGTGSGCILASLLQEYPNAFGVGVDISQGALETANTNADYLGISDRVEWMQSDWLTNVQGKFDIIISNPPYIPSLDVQGLSENVQAYDPLKALDGGADGLDAYRQLAEQLPSIIKDNTLIILEIGYDQGESVPALFKAHGYNIVTLEKDYGGNPRCLVLRK; translated from the coding sequence ATGCGCAGTATTACGAAAATTATTGAATTGGTTGATATATCTGTCCCCAACGTATTTATAAAATATGATGCCTATCAATTGTTAGCGGACAGAGTTGGACTTTCTAGGCAAGCGTTGCGTACACATAAAGATAAGATTGTTTCTGAAGACATCGTCCATCAATTTCAAAGCGACCTTAAAGATCTGATACAGGGCAAGCCACTGCATCGTATTTTAGGGTATCGATACTTTTGGAAAGATAAATTTGAACTATCCTATGATACGTTAGAGCCACGACCTGATACTGAAACCTTGATTGAGGTGTGTTTAAAATATGTGTCTAACAAAGAAACGGCCTATCGTATTTTAGATTTAGGTACAGGGTCTGGGTGTATTTTGGCATCGTTATTACAAGAATATCCAAATGCGTTTGGGGTCGGTGTTGATATTTCTCAAGGTGCCTTAGAAACTGCGAACACGAATGCTGATTATTTAGGCATTTCTGATCGCGTGGAATGGATGCAAAGTGATTGGTTAACCAACGTTCAAGGTAAGTTTGATATTATTATTTCCAATCCGCCTTATATCCCTTCCTTAGATGTTCAAGGATTGTCTGAAAACGTTCAGGCTTATGATCCATTAAAGGCATTGGATGGGGGCGCTGACGGCTTGGATGCTTATCGACAATTAGCAGAGCAATTGCCGTCTATCATCAAAGACAATACATTGATCATTCTGGAAATCGGATATGATCAAGGGGAATCAGTCCCAGCTTTGTTTAAAGCGCACGGGTATAATATTGTCACCTTGGAAAAAGATTATGGTGGAAATCCACGGTGTTTGGTATTGCGTAAATAG
- a CDS encoding septal ring lytic transglycosylase RlpA family protein, with protein sequence MKLYSGQLSYLLLICSVFLIGCEEPDIEDRVDFCRGRNDAYFVGGTWAQYSIYGKTYTPQKCYYYDQIGTSSWYGADFHGKKTASGQTYNQHKLTAAHRTLPIPSLIKVTNLKNKKTVVVLVTDRGPYVPGKSTRILDLSRAAFLKIATDPGEGVLQVRVQVLEDETLQLIKKMNPKMSSGR encoded by the coding sequence ATGAAATTATATTCCGGACAACTATCGTATCTTCTGCTGATATGTTCGGTGTTTTTAATCGGTTGCGAAGAACCCGATATCGAAGATCGCGTTGACTTTTGCCGCGGTCGCAATGATGCTTACTTTGTGGGAGGCACCTGGGCGCAATATAGTATCTATGGTAAAACGTACACTCCACAAAAGTGCTATTATTATGATCAAATCGGAACGTCATCCTGGTATGGCGCAGATTTTCATGGAAAGAAAACAGCATCCGGTCAGACTTATAATCAACACAAGTTAACAGCAGCCCATAGAACCCTGCCGATCCCTTCCCTTATTAAGGTGACTAACCTAAAAAACAAAAAAACAGTGGTTGTGTTAGTGACGGATAGAGGCCCTTATGTTCCTGGGAAATCCACACGTATTCTAGACTTATCCCGAGCCGCTTTCTTAAAAATAGCCACCGACCCCGGTGAAGGCGTGTTGCAAGTTCGAGTTCAAGTGCTTGAAGATGAAACGTTACAACTGATCAAAAAGATGAATCCAAAAATGTCATCAGGTCGCTAG
- a CDS encoding peptidylprolyl isomerase yields MGEYTNAQKKIAELLIYAYCFLRYINKVMVMTQRLLNIAFSAFVLLQSLATASTNKVVITVGTQCITQVDVENRLRFLALMSGIGVTNENRYSLTQEAAKMLVQEQLELQEMTSSGLTIQDEAVNNQLAEMAGRIGILPENLDTFFKEKSIPMDTVRQFLTVQYYWPQYIKFKYPTAADVSESRIELMYKEQLSQKTKPRYLLAEIFIPVNAPSEEGSVQKQINMVHSELLKGGQFQLLAQQFSQSSSAKQGGNMGWINLELLPEKAGSIVRNMTIGQLTSPQRLDDGYVIYALVDKRLPGESSIKDTVFSVRQIIMNLDNLQEDAVTSELKKCKSCDALEAVLAKHPYIQMEKSDHVVVQQMPPQFAELLSKLNDNTLSEAIRYPQGSMYMWVCGRKIMDGIIPKDELRYRVMMQNLTQKSRSILNRLSRTILVESKDPNYKVN; encoded by the coding sequence TTGGGAGAGTACACAAATGCACAAAAAAAGATTGCAGAATTACTCATTTATGCCTATTGTTTCTTAAGATATATAAATAAAGTTATGGTCATGACACAACGCCTACTTAACATTGCATTCAGTGCTTTTGTTTTACTTCAATCCTTAGCCACAGCCTCCACAAACAAAGTGGTGATTACTGTTGGAACACAATGCATCACCCAAGTGGATGTGGAAAATCGCCTGAGATTTTTAGCCCTAATGTCTGGAATTGGCGTAACCAATGAAAATCGTTACAGTCTAACCCAAGAAGCGGCAAAGATGTTAGTTCAAGAGCAACTTGAATTACAAGAAATGACCAGCAGTGGTTTGACCATTCAAGACGAAGCTGTCAACAATCAACTGGCTGAAATGGCGGGGCGCATCGGCATACTGCCTGAAAATTTAGACACTTTTTTTAAAGAAAAAAGTATCCCCATGGATACAGTACGACAATTTTTAACGGTTCAATATTATTGGCCTCAATACATTAAATTTAAATACCCAACAGCCGCAGACGTCTCTGAAAGTCGTATTGAGCTTATGTATAAAGAACAGTTAAGCCAAAAAACAAAACCACGTTATTTATTGGCTGAAATCTTTATTCCGGTCAATGCGCCATCAGAAGAAGGTTCCGTACAAAAGCAAATTAATATGGTTCATTCAGAATTATTAAAAGGCGGTCAATTTCAATTGTTGGCTCAGCAATTTTCTCAATCATCATCCGCAAAACAAGGCGGTAATATGGGATGGATTAATCTAGAATTGCTTCCTGAAAAAGCAGGATCCATTGTTCGTAACATGACAATTGGACAATTAACATCCCCTCAGCGTTTAGATGATGGATATGTGATTTACGCTTTAGTTGATAAACGTTTACCTGGCGAATCTTCAATCAAAGATACCGTGTTTAGCGTTCGTCAAATCATTATGAATTTAGACAACTTACAAGAAGATGCCGTAACGTCTGAGTTGAAAAAATGCAAAAGCTGCGATGCATTAGAAGCCGTTCTTGCAAAGCATCCGTACATTCAAATGGAAAAATCGGATCACGTCGTGGTACAACAAATGCCCCCACAGTTTGCTGAATTGCTAAGCAAATTAAATGATAACACCCTAAGCGAAGCCATTCGTTATCCTCAAGGTTCAATGTACATGTGGGTATGTGGTCGTAAAATCATGGATGGAATCATTCCAAAAGACGAACTTAGATATCGCGTAATGATGCAAAATTTAACTCAAAAAAGCAGAAGCATTTTGAATCGACTATCACGCACGATTCTAGTTGAATCAAAAGACCCAAACTATAAGGTTAATTAA
- the rsmH gene encoding 16S rRNA (cytosine(1402)-N(4))-methyltransferase RsmH, producing MNSDGVLHIPVLVHEATACLNLRSGGVYVDGTFGRGGYTKEILNHDTGVRVIGIDRDPSAEAAAIQLQNEFGDRFQFVKGVFSQIDEHLQALNCPTVDGIILDLGVSSPQLDEAERGFSFRQDGPLDMRMSQNGLTAETIVNTWSEGDLADVIFHYGGERLSRKVARAIIAARANKVIQTTLELADIVRSIVPRDRSSDIDGATRTFQAIRIAVNDELGELETFLKKAPDLLNQGGRLGIVSFHSLEDGCVKREFRKWCEPMHNSSRHLPNINVCEPNFKYVKRSGITAGDDEIKQNPRSRSARLRAVEKIPTDKQWEFETER from the coding sequence GTGAATAGTGATGGTGTTTTGCACATTCCGGTATTGGTACACGAAGCAACTGCGTGTTTAAATCTACGTTCCGGTGGTGTTTATGTGGACGGTACATTTGGCCGAGGTGGGTATACAAAAGAAATATTGAACCACGATACGGGTGTTCGGGTGATTGGAATTGATCGTGACCCCTCTGCCGAAGCAGCAGCAATTCAATTACAGAATGAATTCGGAGATCGCTTTCAGTTTGTAAAGGGAGTGTTTAGTCAGATTGATGAACATTTGCAGGCTCTTAACTGTCCTACAGTAGATGGGATTATATTGGATTTGGGGGTTTCCTCTCCCCAATTAGATGAAGCAGAACGTGGGTTTTCATTTCGTCAGGATGGTCCATTGGACATGCGAATGTCCCAAAATGGATTAACCGCAGAAACGATTGTAAATACATGGTCTGAAGGAGACTTAGCTGATGTCATTTTCCACTATGGTGGTGAACGATTATCACGCAAAGTTGCGCGCGCGATTATAGCAGCCAGAGCAAACAAAGTGATCCAAACAACCTTAGAGTTGGCGGACATTGTGCGTTCGATTGTACCACGCGATAGGTCAAGTGATATTGACGGCGCAACACGTACATTTCAAGCAATTCGTATTGCTGTAAATGACGAACTGGGCGAATTAGAAACGTTTTTAAAAAAAGCTCCAGATCTATTAAATCAGGGCGGACGGTTAGGAATCGTTTCGTTTCACTCACTGGAAGATGGTTGTGTGAAACGAGAGTTTCGTAAATGGTGTGAACCAATGCATAATTCTTCACGTCATTTACCAAATATTAACGTTTGTGAACCAAACTTTAAATATGTGAAACGTAGCGGCATCACCGCAGGGGACGATGAGATAAAACAAAACCCCCGGTCAAGATCCGCACGGTTACGAGCAGTAGAAAAAATACCAACAGATAAACAATGGGAATTTGAAACTGAACGCTAA